A portion of the Malania oleifera isolate guangnan ecotype guangnan chromosome 3, ASM2987363v1, whole genome shotgun sequence genome contains these proteins:
- the LOC131152275 gene encoding basic endochitinase-like encodes MKFYTILAYLSLLCIARASAQQCGEAVNGTLCANGLCCSQWGYCGTTSTYCCEGCQSQCACQIPPPPPYVPPPPPPPPSPPPPPRAPTPSSQALESIISEDLFNELLLHRATSPCLGAFYTYDAFIQAAGRFEDFANAGDEETRKREVAAFLAQTSHETTGGWDSAPDGRYSWGYCWIREGATIPADQLGDYCVANDQYPCAPGKKYYGRGPIQLSYNFNYGPAGNDLGYDLLNNPDLVENDPYISFEAAYWFWMTPQPPKPSCHDVMIGNYTPSAADIAAGRYGGFGLCTNIINGGIECGGGYSSEQEQDRIGYYKRYCEILGVDTGDNLSCADQHPFGLTLKKKGTKRGGFYSDQ; translated from the exons ATGAAGTTCTATACCATCCTAGCTTACCTTTCTCTCCTCTGCATCGCCAGAGCCTCCGCTCAGCAATGCGGAGAGGCGGTGAACGGAACCCTCTGCGCCAACGGGCTGTGCTGCAGCCAATGGGGTTACTGCGGCACAACCTCCACCTACTGCTGTGAGGGCTGCCAGAGCCAATGCGCCTGCCAAATCCCTCCGCCACCTCCCTACGTTCCGCCGCCTCCGCCGCCGCCACCTAGCCCCCCGCCGCCGCCCCGCGCTCCAACCCCCAGCAGCCAGGCCCTTGAGTCCATCATTAGCGAAGATCTCTTCAACGAACTTTTGCTGCACCGTGCTACGTCACCGTGCCTAGGGGCGTTCTACACCTACGATGCTTTTATCCAAGCCGCCGGCAGGTTTGAAGATTTTGCAAACGCCGGTGACGAAGAGACTAGGAAACGGGAGGTTGCGGCGTTTCTGGCCCAAACCTCGCATGAAACCACAG GAGGATGGGACTCTGCACCAGATGGTCGATATTCATGGGGTTATTGTTGGATTCGTGAAGGAGCCACCATCCCTGCTGACCAACTCGGTGATTATTGTGTTGCTAATGACCAATACCCATGTGCACCTGGCAAGAAGTATTATGGCCGAGGTCCCATTCAACTTTCCTA CAACTTCAACTACGGCCCAGCAGGGAATGACTTAGGTTATGATCTACTAAATAACCCAGACTTGGTGGAGAATGATCCATACATATCTTTTGAGGCAGCTTACTGGTTTTGGATGACTCCACAACCACCAAAGCCCTCATGTCATGACGTCATGATTGGTAACTACACACCGTCAGCTGCAGACATTGCAGCTGGTCGGTACGGAGGTTTTGGGCTTTGCACCAACATCATCAACGGTGGCATAGAATGTGGTGGTGGCTACTCAAGCGAGCAGGAACAAGACCGCATTGGTTACTACAAAAGATATTGTGAAATATTAGGTGTGGACACCGGCGACAACCTTAGTTGTGCAGACCAGCATCCTTTTGGTTTGACCCTCAAGAAAAAGGGGACCAAAAGAGGTGGTTTCTATTCAGATCAGTAA